The genomic segment CATCTGTTGAGGTCATGATTTGATTGAATCTGTCACTAGTCATAGACTCATAGACAAAATTGAATTTACcggattttaatataaatatcaataacatatatatgaCGTTGCGAAAGTTgagacattttatttacattatatataatccgataataaaataatgtgacGAAAATtacttatcttaaaaaaatatatcaaaactaaaaaaaaaacagaatcaaaaaatgtatgataatgttgaaaacatgaaaatcagtcctttgacaattatattttcttgtttattttaataaattaaactaaaacttacacatttaatttgttataaatcaaattatttacaacaattttataaaatgtaatatctataattatattataccgtTGAAcggtttgtttgtttaaacagTCATATCAGGATCCAAAAAATCagagaatttgaaaaaaaaactttgtgcaTCAGACAACTTATTAAGAAGGtacgtacgtagttgacgtatctaagacacgtacgaaacgatttgcttcctcgtttctgatacgcaccgctaagatctggaatacccagACATCCGTTTTCctcaccacctacaatatggataccttcaagtctagagtgaataggcatcttgtAGGCAaacgcgctccatcttagactgtatcatcaattataaataaaaaaaggtatttctTTTCTCATGACGTATCCGTTTCTTCAAATAAGTATAGTCTCTTTTTTTCACTTAAAACAACATCACTGCATAAACCTATGCTAGGTGGGTGATGTTGTATAGAATCGCTTCATAGTAGAGTCTATGTCGACTATTGCGTTGCGTACGTCGTGTGTGGCCGCACCTATCGTCTCGAATGTGTTTGCTAGGCGTTCTATCGCACGAGCCTGGAAAAAAatcgttataaaacaaaaaataaatgatttaaataaacgcatgtgatatatagtaaataaaatatttttatacctttttttgataaatgtaaGGTAACTGATATtttaacttacatatataatatataaacatctaGTATAGCcttcgtatatatacatataccttCGGCCGACCCCTAGTGGTTGATATAAACgaggttttttaaatttttttgggtACACGATCCACATGGGTCCCGTTCGTAGAAACCATTATAGAAAGTTTGGCTTCCCGTTTATTAACTTACCAGGGTTAAAATAATACTgtcttctaaaatatattatatacattggtaataagtatataacatCAACATAGCTTAAGATTCCTACTAGTGAATTATTGAAATTTCGTGGTAGTGCATGAGAGTTTTACAACGAAGTACCAAGAATATGCTATGTGCCTAGCAATGTTATACTTCTCACTGCGTCATCACATACACCACAAGGACCTTTGTTTTAAATGCCGGGCAACTCACATGattcacttttataaaatagataaaaaaaaaattccccAAATTAAACCAAAATTTACAAATACCTTACAATTCTCGACTTTAAAATACCTGTATCTGTGAGGCTTCAGCCAGCCGCTCCATGGCCTGCGCGTGCGCCTGCGACGCTTCCGCCAGCTGAGACATAGCTGTTGCTTGCTCACCCATTGATTTCACctgaaacaaattatattttaaccctTTATACTTCCATTAACACTTTAGAAATAAATAggaagtaatataaataacacaaaaaactataaaaatttaattctgcCGCTACTTTCTTTTTCATACAGCCTTAATTGAAAGTCAAAAGCAAAGCTGTACAGCAAGATTTCATATTTACGTACCAGTTTTTCCATGACAACCATCGTTCTCTCCTCAAGGTCAACAGCTGGCTCCTCAAAGTTAATAACAGGGTCACTCTCATGGTTCTGGTCCACATTGTCATCATTGTAAAATGCCTCTTCCATATAGTGTGATTCTAGCTTCACCGAGTTACGATTTTCTACAAAACAAATATGagaaaaaacataacatttatatgaagaaaaattttatattgttgctTTAATTATAGAACTTACTATTTCCCCCATCATTTGCTAAAAACAGATCCcatattttcttttctatattAGAACATAAAGTATTGGGATCGCCTCCACCTGATTGTACTTTGGATCTAACAGTTGATTTTTTATCTGCCCAATACTgaaattccatatttaaaattttaaataatatcaagaaCATGgttttaggtaaatattttgtattaatacaaCTTTATTGGCAACTGATTGACAAACAATTACTATTAATCgtgacaaaaaattataaactattgaattt from the Nymphalis io chromosome 10, ilAglIoxx1.1, whole genome shotgun sequence genome contains:
- the LOC126771354 gene encoding uncharacterized protein LOC126771354 isoform X2; amino-acid sequence: MEKHPALALGQLRGLEGRDESKKLWFKLTRIVNNITGPTRPMKSWIKYWADKKSTVRSKVQSGGGDPNTLCSNIEKKIWDLFLANDGGNKNRNSVKLESHYMEEAFYNDDNVDQNHESDPVINFEEPAVDLEERTMVVMEKLVKSMGEQATAMSQLAEASQAHAQAMERLAEASQIQARAIERLANTFETIGAATHDVRNAIVDIDSTMKRFYTTSPT
- the LOC126771354 gene encoding uncharacterized protein LOC126771354 isoform X1, whose product is MTDRAIASRPSLEQVVAIVDFMEKHPALALGQLRGLEGRDESKKLWFKLTRIVNNITGPTRPMKSWIKYWADKKSTVRSKVQSGGGDPNTLCSNIEKKIWDLFLANDGGNKNRNSVKLESHYMEEAFYNDDNVDQNHESDPVINFEEPAVDLEERTMVVMEKLVKSMGEQATAMSQLAEASQAHAQAMERLAEASQIQARAIERLANTFETIGAATHDVRNAIVDIDSTMKRFYTTSPT